The Bacteroidales bacterium region GTGGGACTTAGTTTACTTATATTTCCCGGGATAAGAGACATAATACTAACCCCGGCAGTAGATGTACTAATGGAAACAACTAATTATTCATCGGCAATAATCGGAATGTAATATGAAGTACTTAGCATTATTTATCATATCGTTGATATTCTGGCTTTTGATTACTTTCAGCCTGACGCTTGCAAACATTATCACAGGAGTTATAGCTGCGCTCATTACCAGTTACCTGTTTGGGAGGTATTTTGTCACCGATGTAAGGAAGTTTCTGCAGCCCAGAAGATACGCATGGCTCATCCTTTACATCTTCATTTTCCTCTGGGAATGCATAAAAGCCAATTTTGATGTTGCCTACAGGGTATTGCATCCGGCAATGCCCATAAAACCAGGAATAGTGAGGGTTCAACTGAAAATCAAAACCGATATTGCCAAAACCATGCTGGCCAATTCGATTACCATGACACCCGGCACCATTGCCGTGGATGTAAAAGACGACATCATGTACGTGCACTGGATCTACGTCAGTTCGGAAGATCCCGAAGTATATACACATAAAGTTTCCGGAAGATTTGAAGATTATATACAAAAAATATTTGAATGATGGATTTACTTCACATACTCTTGTACATACAAATTGGCCTTAGTGTCTTCTGTCTTTACAGAATCATCAGAGGCCCGTCAATAGCCGACAGAATGGTTGGTATCGATATATTTGGAATTCTGGTCGTGGGTATTTGTGCCATCCTGGCCGTGATTACCGACCGAACGTTTCTTATTGACATCGGTATCGCCTGGGTGATATTGAGCTTTATTGGTACACTCACCCTGGCAAAATATATTAGTGGTAAAAAATTAAACGAATGATATGGCAAGCACAATTCTTATAGCAATCGGAGTATTATTCAATTTGTTCGGATGCATCGGCTTAATCCGGCTTCCGGATGTTTACAACAGGCTGCAGTCGGCAACAAAAACCGTAACCCTGGGTACATGGAGTATCCTGATCGGTGTGCTGGTTAAATACGGATTTGTAGAGATCGGTGTCAAAGCACTGATCACCATTCCAATCCTGTTTTTCGTATCTACCGTTGCAGCCCACGCACTGGTCAGAGGTTCCTATATCTTTGGAGTCCCATTAGGCAAGAAGAGTGTTAAGGATGATTATAAGGAGGAGAATGATTGAATGTGAAAATGCTAAGTCAAAAAATGCTGGTTTGACAAAGAGTTTGATGGTTTGACAGGAGTTTGATGAAGAAACAGCTTACTATATTGCAGGATGAAAAAATGAATAGATAATAACAGAACATATATGAATCAATTGTCATTTGTTGTCATTCATGGTCATTCTATTGTCATTCGGTTGTATTCGTAGTTTTAAAAAGGTTAAAAAAATTTTAATAATCAGTAGGTATGCAAAAAGATGAATAATGGAACACATTGAATATAAGAATAATAGAATAGGAGAAAATGATAGAATGCTACAACAATAGAAGAAA contains the following coding sequences:
- a CDS encoding Na+/H+ antiporter subunit E; its protein translation is MKYLALFIISLIFWLLITFSLTLANIITGVIAALITSYLFGRYFVTDVRKFLQPRRYAWLILYIFIFLWECIKANFDVAYRVLHPAMPIKPGIVRVQLKIKTDIAKTMLANSITMTPGTIAVDVKDDIMYVHWIYVSSEDPEVYTHKVSGRFEDYIQKIFE
- the mnhG gene encoding monovalent cation/H(+) antiporter subunit G — translated: MASTILIAIGVLFNLFGCIGLIRLPDVYNRLQSATKTVTLGTWSILIGVLVKYGFVEIGVKALITIPILFFVSTVAAHALVRGSYIFGVPLGKKSVKDDYKEEND